One part of the Lachnospiraceae bacterium JLR.KK002 genome encodes these proteins:
- a CDS encoding transposase, with protein sequence MAHFTSNTYTLKREILTFSNKISKKLSKPDKKFIADMTYGILASGSCLLTDIVDQLHERSKKVNSVERLTRHLNKGIPGKAQKSYLYTIRKWIPDEPVVHIDDSDIVKPDGRKFESPGLVRDGSKSTDTKNVYEKGYHVTEACALTKNGHPVSILSKVHSSKEKDFTSINDVTFSAMEQAASLFGKATFVMDRGYDDNKMFLKLHGLEQDYVIRLTTKRKLLFHGKWIPATHLREQRKGKIKMPLYYKGKNHDAYLSHVKVQITASRKDIYLVLVYGITEHPMMLATNKKISSREDVIRIAKLYFSRWRIEEYFRCKKQVFRFEHFRVRRLKAINALNFYITLCMAFLAHLSMKPETNALKVSIIKTAAPIKEKVGFSYYRLAKGIIGILSYAKEGIRLWFRTKRPAYRQLCLKLAV encoded by the coding sequence ATGGCTCATTTTACATCAAATACCTACACTTTGAAACGGGAAATTTTAACTTTTTCTAATAAAATTTCCAAAAAGCTTTCAAAACCGGACAAAAAGTTTATTGCCGATATGACTTACGGCATCCTCGCTTCCGGAAGTTGCCTGTTGACCGACATCGTAGACCAGCTCCACGAACGTTCCAAAAAAGTCAATTCCGTAGAGCGGCTCACCAGGCATTTGAATAAAGGGATTCCTGGAAAAGCGCAGAAATCATACCTTTACACCATCCGCAAATGGATTCCGGATGAACCTGTCGTCCATATCGATGACAGCGATATCGTGAAACCGGATGGCCGCAAGTTTGAATCCCCTGGCCTCGTCAGGGATGGCTCCAAAAGCACGGACACAAAGAACGTCTATGAAAAAGGCTACCATGTCACAGAAGCCTGCGCCCTTACGAAGAATGGCCATCCCGTCAGTATCCTCTCTAAGGTCCATTCTTCGAAAGAGAAAGACTTCACATCCATCAATGATGTGACTTTTTCAGCAATGGAACAGGCAGCCTCCCTGTTCGGAAAGGCCACTTTCGTCATGGACAGGGGATACGATGACAACAAGATGTTCCTGAAACTCCATGGGCTGGAACAGGACTACGTCATCCGCCTTACGACAAAGCGCAAACTCCTTTTCCATGGGAAATGGATCCCGGCGACACATCTTCGGGAACAGCGCAAGGGCAAGATCAAAATGCCGCTTTATTATAAAGGCAAAAACCATGATGCCTATCTTTCCCATGTGAAAGTGCAGATCACGGCTTCCAGAAAGGACATCTACCTTGTCCTGGTCTACGGTATCACGGAGCATCCCATGATGCTGGCTACAAATAAAAAAATCAGTTCCAGGGAAGATGTCATCCGGATTGCAAAGCTCTACTTTTCCAGATGGCGCATTGAGGAGTATTTCCGCTGCAAAAAACAGGTATTTCGCTTTGAGCATTTCAGGGTACGGAGACTCAAAGCCATCAACGCTTTAAATTTTTATATCACCTTATGCATGGCATTCCTGGCACACCTGTCCATGAAGCCGGAGACGAATGCCCTTAAAGTCTCCATCATAAAAACGGCTGCTCCCATAAAGGAGAAAGTGGGCTTCAGCTATTACCGGCTGGCAAAAGGCATCATCGGCATACTCTCGTATGCGAAAGAGGGCATCAGGCTCTGGTTTCGGACGAAGCGTCCGGCTTACCGTCAGCTTTGCCTTAAGCTGGCCGTCTGA
- the tnpA gene encoding IS200/IS605 family transposase, producing the protein MENYRKSAHCTYDIKYHLVWITKYRKPVITGKIAIRTRELIRIICQSNEVEILAGHVGNDHIHLLVSVPPHLSASKLVQYIKGNTSRKLQMEYKELNKQFWGQHLWARGYFVASSGNVTDEIIKEYIKNQDLQERSNSDNFEIG; encoded by the coding sequence ATGGAAAATTACAGAAAGTCAGCACATTGCACATACGATATCAAGTACCATTTAGTCTGGATAACAAAATATCGAAAACCAGTGATAACAGGAAAAATAGCGATAAGAACAAGAGAACTCATCAGAATCATCTGCCAGAGCAATGAAGTAGAAATACTGGCAGGACATGTTGGAAATGACCATATCCATCTGTTGGTATCCGTTCCGCCGCATTTGTCAGCGAGTAAGTTGGTACAGTATATAAAAGGGAATACGTCGCGAAAATTGCAGATGGAATATAAAGAATTAAATAAGCAATTCTGGGGTCAACACTTGTGGGCAAGAGGCTATTTTGTAGCAAGCAGTGGAAATGTAACAGATGAAATCATCAAGGAGTATATCAAGAATCAAGATCTGCAAGAGAGGAGCAATTCTGATAACTTTGAGATAGGATAA
- a CDS encoding MBL fold metallo-hydrolase, translated as MVIELKYSGTNTYLVRGTDGSILFDAGWAGSFPQFCRVLGEAGATVQEIRYLFISHFHPDHMGIAQEIAGCGVKIVAADVQRAHIHDADRVFAKEGNRLYRPIVDEDVRVISCGESRLLLKECGIAGEVVHTPGHSEDSISLCLDEGAFFVGDLNPLYELEIHKGTQIEESWDKLLAKKPVRVYYGHAKAAKLSGERGMPKKESGHSKDMFQLVKKIMKYIDKGYTLLDIDRATGADKSFVEDVARMYLTHQNISVQGILDRIEIKGK; from the coding sequence ATGGTAATCGAATTAAAGTATTCCGGCACAAACACATATCTTGTCCGGGGAACGGATGGCAGCATCCTTTTTGATGCAGGGTGGGCAGGTTCTTTTCCACAGTTTTGCAGGGTGCTTGGCGAGGCGGGGGCGACAGTGCAGGAAATTCGGTATTTGTTTATTTCCCATTTCCACCCGGACCACATGGGAATCGCGCAGGAAATTGCCGGCTGCGGCGTGAAAATCGTGGCGGCTGACGTGCAGCGGGCGCATATCCATGACGCGGACAGGGTATTTGCAAAGGAAGGGAACCGCCTTTACCGGCCGATTGTGGATGAGGATGTACGCGTCATTTCCTGTGGGGAAAGCCGTCTTCTTTTGAAGGAATGCGGGATTGCAGGAGAAGTGGTGCATACGCCGGGGCATAGCGAAGACAGCATTTCCTTATGCCTGGATGAAGGGGCGTTCTTTGTAGGCGACCTGAATCCCCTGTATGAGTTGGAGATTCACAAGGGGACTCAGATTGAGGAGAGTTGGGATAAATTGCTGGCAAAAAAGCCTGTCAGGGTGTACTACGGCCATGCGAAAGCGGCAAAGTTAAGCGGGGAGCGAGGGATGCCGAAAAAAGAATCCGGGCATTCCAAAGATATGTTTCAGCTTGTAAAAAAGATTATGAAATACATAGACAAGGGTTATACGCTTTTGGATATTGACAGGGCGACGGGAGCGGACAAATCATTTGTGGAGGATGTGGCGAGAATGTATCTGACGCATCAGAATATAAGCGTACAGGGAATTTTGGACAGGATTGAGATTAAGGGAAAATAG
- a CDS encoding MATE family efflux transporter produces MMFSNKDLKRMIVPLFLEQLLVILVGLADTFVISFAGESAVSGVSLVNSFNTIFIFLFTALASGGAVIVSQYIGGKKREMAGESASQLFMASILFSLGIMAAVLLFGYPLMRFLFGKVEQDVMEACLVYLRISAYSYPALAVYNAGAALFRSIGKTTVTMYLAVISNLINIIGNIFGVFVLHAGVAGVAYPSLIARTFSAVAVTILCFWKENSVRYRWRWIGCFNFGLLKKILRIAVPNGVEQGIFQFVKVALSSVVALFGTSQIAANGIAQSIWSLAALVCVTMGPVFITVIGQCMGSRDTEQAEYYFRKLSKITILMSVVWNAAVFALTPFVMKFYDVAEETKTLTVMLVLIHNIFNCAAFPFADPLGKGMRAAGDVKFTMAVSLITTIGARLIFSLLFAIVMDMGVIGIAWAMCMDWCVRAVVFYIRFQKGKWKQFRLI; encoded by the coding sequence ATGATGTTTAGCAATAAGGATTTAAAGAGGATGATTGTCCCGTTGTTTCTGGAACAGCTTCTGGTAATATTGGTTGGCCTGGCAGATACTTTTGTGATTAGTTTTGCCGGGGAGTCTGCGGTGTCGGGGGTATCTTTGGTCAATTCCTTTAACACGATTTTTATTTTCCTGTTTACGGCGTTGGCTTCGGGTGGAGCTGTTATTGTCAGCCAGTATATTGGCGGGAAAAAGCGGGAAATGGCGGGAGAGTCTGCCAGCCAGCTTTTCATGGCTTCCATTCTTTTTTCATTGGGGATTATGGCTGCCGTCCTGCTTTTTGGGTATCCGCTGATGAGGTTTCTGTTCGGAAAAGTGGAACAGGATGTGATGGAAGCCTGCCTGGTGTACCTGCGGATTTCTGCCTATTCTTATCCGGCTCTTGCCGTTTATAATGCCGGCGCAGCGCTTTTTCGGAGCATTGGCAAAACAACTGTGACGATGTATCTTGCAGTTATTTCTAACCTGATTAATATCATTGGAAATATTTTCGGTGTATTTGTCCTTCATGCGGGAGTGGCGGGGGTAGCATATCCCTCCCTGATTGCAAGGACATTTTCAGCAGTGGCAGTGACAATCCTTTGTTTTTGGAAAGAAAACAGTGTCCGTTACAGATGGAGGTGGATTGGCTGTTTTAATTTCGGGCTGTTAAAAAAAATATTAAGGATTGCTGTGCCAAATGGCGTGGAACAGGGGATTTTCCAGTTTGTCAAGGTGGCTCTGAGCAGTGTCGTGGCGCTGTTTGGCACATCACAAATTGCTGCGAATGGAATTGCACAGAGCATCTGGTCTTTGGCTGCCCTAGTTTGTGTGACGATGGGGCCGGTGTTTATTACGGTAATTGGACAATGCATGGGAAGCAGGGACACGGAGCAGGCAGAGTATTATTTCCGAAAACTTTCAAAGATAACAATTCTGATGTCTGTTGTGTGGAATGCGGCCGTGTTTGCCCTTACGCCTTTTGTCATGAAGTTTTATGATGTGGCTGAGGAAACCAAAACGCTGACGGTCATGCTGGTTTTGATCCATAATATTTTTAACTGTGCTGCCTTTCCCTTTGCGGATCCGTTGGGGAAAGGAATGCGCGCAGCCGGGGATGTGAAATTTACAATGGCGGTGTCATTAATTACAACGATTGGCGCAAGGCTTATTTTTTCGCTGTTATTTGCCATTGTTATGGATATGGGCGTGATTGGCATTGCATGGGCAATGTGCATGGACTGGTGCGTCCGCGCTGTGGTTTTTTACATTCGCTTTCAAAAAGGAAAATGGAAACAATTCCGGCTGATTTAA
- a CDS encoding DUF3784 domain-containing protein, whose protein sequence is MSSALKVDRIVLFFYITGVRCKNLWYHKGNREPENYGGVRIMKLADISHGPDWIVWAAFIVFAILSAVLISGHGSGLISGYNVATKEEKAKYNEKRLCRTMGTGMAVIAFCILTSGLFENVLPASFVYVLIGVIITDVVIILILSNTICRK, encoded by the coding sequence ATGTCCAGCGCCCTGAAAGTGGACCGTATCGTTCTCTTTTTTTATATAACTGGTGTCAGATGTAAAAATTTATGGTATCATAAAGGAAACAGAGAACCTGAGAATTATGGAGGTGTCAGAATAATGAAGTTAGCGGATATATCACATGGGCCGGACTGGATTGTATGGGCTGCATTCATCGTATTTGCAATACTTTCCGCAGTCTTAATTTCGGGACATGGAAGCGGACTGATTTCCGGTTATAATGTAGCCACAAAAGAAGAAAAAGCAAAATATAACGAAAAACGCCTGTGCAGAACAATGGGAACCGGAATGGCTGTAATAGCTTTTTGCATTCTTACTTCTGGTTTGTTTGAAAATGTGCTGCCGGCGAGTTTTGTATATGTCTTAATTGGCGTTATTATTACCGACGTCGTTATAATTCTCATTCTCAGCAATACAATTTGCAGAAAATGA
- a CDS encoding Gfo/Idh/MocA family oxidoreductase, whose product MQEIKWAVLGTGVIANEMAVALRKNGKNIYAIGNRTYNKAVAFADKYGIEKVYEDYNDMFSDPEIDVIYITTPHNTHAGFMKKAIANGKHMLVEKSITLNSSELDEVITLANEKGVIIGEAMTIYHMPVYKKLKEILDSDKLGKVNLITMNFGSFKEYDMSNRFFNRNLAGGAMLDIGVYALSFIRWFMDEKPTRLLSQVKSAPTGVDEQAGLLLMNGEGQMASVMLSLHSKQPKRGIISCEKGYIEIMEYPRAWEATITYVESGETEVLREGENADALAYELADMERAISGDAECMHLEYTKDVMDMMTAFRNEWGFKYPEEE is encoded by the coding sequence ATGCAGGAGATTAAATGGGCAGTTTTAGGCACAGGTGTAATTGCAAATGAAATGGCGGTTGCACTTAGGAAAAACGGGAAAAACATTTATGCCATTGGAAATAGAACTTATAACAAAGCAGTTGCCTTTGCAGACAAATATGGAATTGAAAAAGTGTATGAAGATTATAACGATATGTTTTCAGATCCGGAGATTGATGTGATTTATATTACCACTCCACATAATACTCATGCAGGATTTATGAAAAAAGCTATTGCCAATGGGAAACATATGCTTGTTGAGAAGTCGATTACATTAAACAGCAGTGAGCTGGATGAAGTAATTACATTGGCAAATGAAAAGGGCGTTATCATTGGTGAAGCCATGACTATTTATCATATGCCAGTATATAAGAAATTGAAAGAAATACTTGATTCTGATAAATTAGGAAAAGTCAACCTGATAACAATGAATTTTGGAAGTTTCAAGGAATACGATATGAGCAATCGGTTTTTCAATAGAAATCTTGCGGGAGGTGCAATGCTTGATATTGGGGTTTATGCACTTTCATTTATTCGATGGTTTATGGACGAAAAGCCAACGAGACTTTTATCGCAGGTAAAGTCTGCGCCAACAGGAGTGGATGAACAGGCTGGATTGTTGCTTATGAACGGAGAAGGACAGATGGCGTCGGTTATGCTGTCGCTTCATTCAAAACAGCCAAAGCGCGGAATAATTTCCTGTGAAAAGGGCTACATTGAAATTATGGAATATCCCAGAGCGTGGGAGGCGACGATTACCTATGTAGAGTCTGGAGAGACAGAAGTGCTCAGGGAAGGCGAAAATGCAGACGCTTTAGCATACGAGCTGGCAGATATGGAGAGGGCCATCTCAGGAGATGCGGAATGTATGCATCTTGAATATACCAAAGATGTGATGGATATGATGACAGCTTTTAGAAATGAATGGGGATTTAAGTATCCGGAAGAAGAATAA
- the mobC gene encoding plasmid mobilization relaxosome protein MobC gives MARPKKDKELQHKHQIMLRLTDTEYDIVYESAKAAHLPLAEYVRKQIMKQKVTAKYEIVADLPELKKLVAEFGKIGSNLNQIARHFNSGGIHSQEMRKAIDQSVARIYEMKYEVLKMAGDFQAVSGGHSHGNPETHSE, from the coding sequence ATGGCAAGACCAAAGAAAGACAAGGAATTACAACACAAACACCAAATCATGCTCCGCCTTACCGATACGGAATATGACATCGTCTATGAAAGTGCTAAAGCTGCGCACCTTCCACTGGCTGAATATGTCCGAAAACAAATTATGAAGCAGAAGGTCACAGCGAAATATGAGATTGTGGCAGACCTGCCGGAGTTGAAAAAGCTGGTTGCTGAATTTGGGAAAATCGGCAGCAACTTAAACCAGATTGCAAGGCACTTTAACAGCGGCGGCATCCATTCACAGGAAATGCGTAAGGCAATAGACCAGAGTGTGGCCAGAATCTATGAAATGAAATATGAAGTTTTGAAGATGGCGGGAGATTTCCAGGCGGTTTCTGGAGGGCATTCTCATGGCAATCCTGAAACACATAGCGAGTAA
- a CDS encoding PTS transporter subunit EIIC, producing the protein MKCSAILAMSVAGIMCHANWMALVAADEPVKFFGVIPFYLVSYTSTVIPVILVIIVQSFVEKWLNKVIPKAVNLVFVPMFTFLIMGTLALLVLGPVGDYVGEGLALVFDWLSTNASWAPAALIGGLFPVMVMFGIHHAVAPLGSMQMASLGFDSIFGPGCVCSNIAQGVAALVVGLRTRESKTRQLGLSAGVTALMGITEPVLYGLNLPKKYPLISAMIGGGLGGLYAGVTHTHRFATGSSGIPAVLLYIGDDTMSFFWNIIISLLITAVSTAAITFILSLKFEKSVEIQAQETAAIENEEKIRYTPR; encoded by the coding sequence ATGAAATGCAGCGCAATTCTGGCTATGTCTGTGGCAGGCATTATGTGCCATGCAAATTGGATGGCATTAGTAGCCGCAGATGAACCGGTAAAATTTTTTGGTGTGATACCGTTCTATCTGGTATCTTATACATCAACCGTTATCCCGGTTATCCTCGTTATTATTGTACAGTCTTTTGTAGAGAAATGGCTGAATAAAGTGATCCCAAAGGCAGTAAACCTTGTATTCGTTCCGATGTTTACATTTCTTATTATGGGAACGCTGGCGCTGTTGGTTTTAGGGCCGGTAGGAGATTATGTTGGCGAAGGCCTTGCGCTGGTTTTTGACTGGCTGAGTACAAATGCGAGTTGGGCGCCTGCTGCGCTGATTGGGGGACTGTTCCCTGTTATGGTTATGTTTGGCATTCACCATGCGGTTGCGCCGCTTGGAAGTATGCAGATGGCAAGCCTTGGCTTTGACAGTATTTTTGGGCCGGGATGCGTATGCTCTAACATTGCACAGGGAGTTGCCGCGCTGGTTGTCGGTTTGCGTACAAGAGAATCCAAAACAAGGCAGCTTGGCTTGTCTGCCGGCGTTACGGCGCTGATGGGAATTACAGAGCCAGTATTGTATGGATTGAACCTGCCGAAGAAATATCCTCTTATTTCGGCAATGATAGGCGGGGGCTTAGGCGGTCTGTATGCCGGAGTTACACATACACACCGTTTTGCGACAGGCTCTTCCGGGATTCCGGCAGTGCTCCTTTATATCGGTGATGATACCATGAGCTTTTTTTGGAATATCATCATTTCGCTTTTGATTACGGCAGTATCTACGGCAGCCATTACATTTATTCTTTCGTTAAAATTTGAAAAGAGTGTGGAAATACAGGCACAGGAAACAGCAGCCATTGAAAATGAAGAAAAAATACGGTATACGCCCCGGTAA
- a CDS encoding PTS transporter subunit EIIB: MSKKYESLAGTIVEKVGGSGNISAVRHCQTRLRFTLRDTEKADKEGIGNLDGVAQVVESGGMFQVVIGMHVAEVFEEVEKLVPNREGQEEPDKGNGKKCRR, encoded by the coding sequence ATGAGCAAAAAGTATGAAAGCCTTGCAGGGACGATTGTGGAAAAAGTGGGCGGCAGCGGGAATATCAGCGCCGTGCGCCATTGCCAGACAAGGCTCCGTTTCACTCTGAGAGATACCGAAAAAGCGGATAAAGAGGGTATCGGGAACCTGGATGGGGTGGCGCAGGTAGTAGAGAGCGGCGGTATGTTTCAGGTTGTCATAGGTATGCATGTGGCAGAGGTGTTTGAGGAAGTAGAAAAACTGGTTCCGAACAGGGAAGGGCAGGAAGAACCGGACAAAGGGAATGGCAAAAAATGTCGCCGGTAG
- a CDS encoding IS110 family transposase → MISVGIDVSKEKSTVCILKPYGEVVSRPFEVCHVEKELSELTSMLLRLNDDIRVVMEATGIYHLPVLSYLKEKGLFVAVINPFEMKEYRCQGLRRVKTDKQDAITISNYGIDHWYRLKDYEAEESVYAELKLLGRQYRHYMRMRVESVLELTHLLDYTMPGIKTLLKGWNETNGKDKLGDFAEEYWHYDNITKKPEEQFIESYLKWAKEKGYHQSQDKAVKIYALAKEGIPTVPSDTPSTKMLVQEAVRVLREVDNTLMTILTQMQALAKSLPEYPVVRAMGGVGNVLAPKLIAEIGDVRRFHSGKALIAHAGIDAPPYQSGQFMGTERKISKRGSSSLRKIGYEVMRCLKTHKEPADAAVYRFIVCIMGLKPSPLGETFR, encoded by the coding sequence ATGATAAGTGTAGGAATTGATGTGTCAAAAGAAAAAAGTACCGTATGTATCTTAAAGCCTTATGGTGAGGTTGTGAGCAGGCCTTTTGAAGTCTGTCATGTGGAGAAAGAACTGTCCGAACTGACTTCCATGCTGCTGCGTCTGAATGATGACATCCGTGTGGTCATGGAAGCTACTGGGATCTACCATCTGCCTGTATTAAGCTATCTGAAAGAAAAAGGGCTGTTTGTGGCAGTGATTAATCCATTTGAGATGAAGGAATACCGCTGTCAGGGGTTAAGACGTGTGAAAACGGATAAGCAGGATGCCATTACAATCTCTAACTATGGGATTGACCATTGGTACAGGCTGAAGGACTATGAGGCAGAAGAAAGCGTCTATGCGGAGCTGAAGCTTTTGGGAAGGCAGTACCGTCACTATATGCGGATGCGTGTGGAGAGCGTGTTGGAACTGACTCATCTTCTGGACTATACGATGCCTGGGATCAAAACGCTGCTGAAAGGCTGGAATGAAACAAATGGGAAAGATAAGCTGGGGGATTTTGCGGAAGAATACTGGCATTATGACAATATCACGAAGAAACCGGAGGAACAGTTTATAGAGAGCTATCTGAAATGGGCAAAAGAGAAGGGATACCATCAGAGCCAGGATAAAGCCGTCAAGATCTATGCACTGGCAAAAGAAGGCATCCCCACAGTACCCTCCGATACCCCATCGACCAAAATGCTGGTACAGGAGGCAGTACGGGTGTTACGAGAAGTCGATAACACTCTGATGACCATTCTAACACAGATGCAGGCATTAGCCAAGAGTCTGCCGGAATATCCGGTTGTCAGGGCAATGGGAGGTGTTGGAAATGTCCTTGCGCCTAAATTGATTGCAGAGATTGGGGATGTGAGAAGATTCCATAGCGGAAAAGCCCTGATAGCCCACGCAGGAATCGACGCGCCGCCCTATCAGTCAGGGCAGTTTATGGGGACAGAGAGGAAAATATCCAAGAGAGGTTCTTCCAGCCTGCGAAAGATTGGATATGAAGTGATGAGATGTCTGAAAACCCATAAAGAGCCAGCAGACGCAGCAGTGTATAGATTTATTGTCTGTATAATGGGGTTAAAACCCTCGCCTTTAGGCGAAACCTTTAGGTAA
- a CDS encoding LysR family transcriptional regulator produces the protein MELRVLKYFLAVAREENITKAANLLHITQPTLSRQMMQLEEELGIKLFRRGRHNVLLTEEGMLLRRRAQEIVDLTEKTEKELVHGEETVSGEISIGCGETQNMKPLAEMISSFQEEYPEVVFHMYTAIADDVTERLENGILDMGLLLEPVEISRYHFVRMPLQEKWHVLMRRDCPLAEKEKITPPDLAGMPLIIAKRQSVRNLLENWFGDAAEKIRVASTCNLSHNNESLMVEGGMGLALMMEYTCDHESLCLRPLEPEIVSGCVLVWKKNQTLSPAMARFIGYVKKYFSV, from the coding sequence ATGGAACTGCGTGTTTTAAAATATTTTTTAGCTGTGGCAAGGGAGGAAAATATTACAAAGGCCGCAAATCTTTTGCATATCACCCAGCCTACGCTTTCCAGACAGATGATGCAGCTTGAGGAAGAACTTGGGATCAAGCTTTTCCGCAGGGGCAGGCATAATGTATTGCTGACGGAGGAAGGGATGCTGCTTAGGCGCAGGGCGCAGGAAATTGTGGACTTGACGGAAAAGACAGAAAAAGAACTGGTGCATGGTGAAGAAACAGTGTCCGGGGAAATATCCATTGGCTGTGGTGAAACACAGAATATGAAACCGTTAGCGGAGATGATTTCTTCTTTTCAGGAAGAATATCCAGAGGTGGTGTTCCATATGTACACTGCCATTGCAGATGATGTGACAGAACGATTGGAAAACGGCATCCTGGACATGGGACTTTTATTGGAACCGGTAGAAATCAGCAGGTATCATTTTGTAAGGATGCCCCTGCAGGAAAAATGGCATGTCCTTATGCGCCGGGACTGTCCGCTGGCAGAGAAAGAAAAGATAACGCCGCCTGATCTGGCAGGTATGCCGCTCATTATTGCAAAGCGGCAGTCGGTACGCAATTTACTGGAAAACTGGTTTGGTGATGCGGCAGAAAAAATCCGGGTGGCATCGACATGTAATCTTTCCCATAATAATGAATCTCTGATGGTAGAGGGAGGAATGGGACTGGCTTTGATGATGGAGTATACTTGCGACCATGAGAGCCTGTGCTTAAGGCCGCTGGAGCCAGAGATTGTCAGCGGATGCGTATTAGTCTGGAAAAAGAACCAGACACTTTCTCCCGCAATGGCACGGTTTATTGGATATGTGAAAAAATATTTTTCGGTGTGA
- a CDS encoding transposase, producing MESADSIRFLYRHFLSKLTDKSLNAFYYACSYAKVDYSRFMNATASMALKLIPKSLETQPVFLCMDDTIVPKYGKKFEDVSKLFDHSAHNGSGYLNGHCFVSVMLCVPMWDKGKIVYQAFPLSYRMWQKEESKLKLAASMVRQAMPELQEKANVIILCDSWYTKGDLVSVVDEYPNLGLIGNARYDSVLYDLAPQPTGKRGRPAKHGKRLSAEKDFTLSDEKIGGYYIGMRRVLTNIFGTREVFAYVTATEKEGGSRRLFFSTVFPTQLQIFCAWQEKTPLNQTGSAWMDYIPLFLYSFRWKIEVSYYEQKTFWSLCSYMVRSRKGIEMLVNLINIAYCAMKLLPYQDEAFSKYRRESAQDFRFVLSERIRQEVFFATFVKKSESIIKSSALMRALKYLVQQKERYL from the coding sequence CTGGAGTCAGCGGATTCCATCCGTTTCCTTTACAGACATTTCCTGTCAAAGCTAACAGATAAATCCCTGAATGCCTTTTACTATGCCTGCTCCTATGCCAAAGTGGATTATTCCAGGTTTATGAATGCAACAGCATCTATGGCATTGAAACTAATCCCGAAATCCTTAGAGACGCAGCCCGTTTTTTTATGCATGGATGATACCATTGTTCCCAAATATGGAAAGAAATTTGAGGATGTCTCAAAACTCTTTGACCATTCCGCGCACAACGGCAGCGGCTACCTGAATGGGCACTGCTTTGTAAGTGTCATGCTCTGTGTGCCAATGTGGGATAAAGGCAAGATTGTTTACCAGGCGTTTCCGCTTTCCTACCGTATGTGGCAGAAAGAAGAGTCAAAATTAAAGCTGGCTGCTTCCATGGTACGCCAGGCCATGCCTGAATTACAGGAAAAGGCGAATGTCATTATCCTATGCGACAGCTGGTATACAAAAGGGGATCTGGTTTCTGTCGTGGATGAATACCCAAACCTTGGCCTAATCGGAAATGCAAGGTATGACTCTGTCCTTTATGACCTTGCCCCGCAGCCGACCGGAAAAAGGGGCAGGCCTGCAAAACATGGGAAACGTCTTTCGGCGGAAAAAGATTTTACACTTTCGGATGAAAAAATAGGCGGTTATTATATTGGGATGCGCCGTGTCCTTACAAATATTTTCGGCACAAGGGAAGTTTTTGCCTATGTGACAGCCACAGAGAAGGAAGGCGGTTCCAGGCGCCTGTTCTTCAGTACGGTTTTCCCCACACAGCTGCAGATTTTTTGTGCATGGCAGGAAAAGACCCCCCTGAACCAGACGGGGAGTGCATGGATGGATTACATCCCCTTGTTCCTGTACTCATTCAGATGGAAGATAGAAGTCAGCTATTACGAACAGAAAACCTTCTGGTCACTATGCAGCTATATGGTGCGCAGCCGGAAAGGGATTGAAATGCTGGTTAATCTGATCAACATAGCTTATTGTGCGATGAAACTGCTGCCATATCAGGATGAAGCATTTTCAAAGTACCGTAGGGAAAGCGCACAGGATTTCAGGTTTGTGCTCAGCGAGCGGATCAGGCAGGAGGTATTTTTTGCCACTTTCGTGAAAAAGAGCGAAAGTATAATAAAATCATCTGCCCTTATGAGAGCCTTAAAATACCTTGTTCAGCAAAAGGAGCGCTATTTATAA
- a CDS encoding DUF1905 domain-containing protein, with protein sequence MKVHATFDGEPYDGSVVNMGVKNADGSVCYIIGVRKDIRFRIGKQPGDRVLVTVRERA encoded by the coding sequence GTGAAGGTACATGCCACGTTTGACGGGGAACCCTATGATGGCAGTGTTGTAAATATGGGGGTAAAGAACGCTGACGGGAGTGTGTGCTATATTATCGGCGTGCGTAAGGATATTCGTTTCCGGATAGGAAAGCAGCCGGGGGACAGGGTTCTGGTGACGGTCAGAGAACGGGCATGA